In Anopheles gambiae chromosome 2, idAnoGambNW_F1_1, whole genome shotgun sequence, a single window of DNA contains:
- the LOC1274348 gene encoding T-cell leukemia homeobox protein 3 isoform X1 — protein sequence MSSPHEDEDQDLDQEINVDADSDCQSRVSYNSGSEDIDLDGDGNGSCYEESDIARYVCASKTICFKNDHQTHSTEPTTRSPNENLPFSISRLLGKSYDRDQKDKDAGSEDTGPEGLIKNGHHITVSSPSSLQYAAGALYSYPMYPGGHVLRVPPQRGPCNPLSWTLPPLHPAALAHQAVKDRLAAFPIARRIGHPYQNRTPPKRKKPRTSFTRIQVAELEKRFHKQKYLASAERAALARGLKMTDAQVKTWFQNRRTKWRRQTAEEREAERQAANRLMLSLQAEALSKGFGQPPPSAAAPSATTPGAPLAALHGLQPWAEAHTAGC from the exons ATGTCGTCGCCGCACGAGGACGAAGATCAGGATCTTGATCAAGAGATTAATGTGGACGCTGACTCAGACTGTCAATCGCGCGTATCCTACAACAGTGGCTCGGAAGACATTGATCTCGATGGTGATGGCAATGGGTCCTGTTACGAAGAGTCCGACATTGCCAGGTACGTGTGTGCTAGCAAAACGATATGCTTCAAGAA TGACCATCAAACACATTCGACCGAGCCGACGACACGATCGCCGAACGAAAACCTGCCCTTCAGCATATCGCGGTTACTGGGCAAATCGTACGATCGTGACCAGAAGGACAAGGATGCCGGCTCGGAGGACACCGGCCCGGAGGGACTCATCAAGAACGGGCATCACATTACGGTCAGCTCGCCGAGCAGTTTGCAGTACGCGGCGGGAGCGCTCTACAGCTACCCGATGTATCCTGGCGGCCACGTGCTGCGAGTGCCTCCCCAGCGAGGACCGTGCAATCCACTGTCCTGGACGCTGCCCCCACTGCATCCGGCCGCGCTCGCCCATCAAGCGGTCAAGGATCGGCTAGCTG CTTTCCCCATTGCCCGTCGGATTGGCCACCCGTACCAGAACAGGACACCGCCCAAGCGGAAAAAGCCACGCACCTCCTTCACCCGCATCCAGGTGGCGGAGCTAGAAAAGCGATTCCACAAACAGAAGTACCTGGCATCGGCGGAACGGGCTGCCCTTGCGCGAGGGCTCAAAATGACCGATGCGCAAGTGAAAACCTGGTTCCAAAACCGCCGCACAAAATGGAG GAGACAAACCGCAGAGGAACGAGAAGCGGAACGGCAAGCCGCCAACCGATTGATGCTGTCGCTGCAGGCAGAAGCACTCAGCAAAGGCTTCGGCCAACCGCCACCATCGGCGGCAGCACCTTCCGCCACCACGCCCGGTGCACCGCTGGCCGCCCTCCACGGACTGCAGCCATGGGCCGAGGCGCATACGGCCGGGTGTTGA
- the LOC1274348 gene encoding T-cell leukemia homeobox protein 3 isoform X2 — protein MSSPHEDEDQDLDQEINVDADSDCQSRVSYNSGSEDIDLDGDGNGSCYEESDIASDHQTHSTEPTTRSPNENLPFSISRLLGKSYDRDQKDKDAGSEDTGPEGLIKNGHHITVSSPSSLQYAAGALYSYPMYPGGHVLRVPPQRGPCNPLSWTLPPLHPAALAHQAVKDRLAAFPIARRIGHPYQNRTPPKRKKPRTSFTRIQVAELEKRFHKQKYLASAERAALARGLKMTDAQVKTWFQNRRTKWRRQTAEEREAERQAANRLMLSLQAEALSKGFGQPPPSAAAPSATTPGAPLAALHGLQPWAEAHTAGC, from the exons ATGTCGTCGCCGCACGAGGACGAAGATCAGGATCTTGATCAAGAGATTAATGTGGACGCTGACTCAGACTGTCAATCGCGCGTATCCTACAACAGTGGCTCGGAAGACATTGATCTCGATGGTGATGGCAATGGGTCCTGTTACGAAGAGTCCGACATTGCCAG TGACCATCAAACACATTCGACCGAGCCGACGACACGATCGCCGAACGAAAACCTGCCCTTCAGCATATCGCGGTTACTGGGCAAATCGTACGATCGTGACCAGAAGGACAAGGATGCCGGCTCGGAGGACACCGGCCCGGAGGGACTCATCAAGAACGGGCATCACATTACGGTCAGCTCGCCGAGCAGTTTGCAGTACGCGGCGGGAGCGCTCTACAGCTACCCGATGTATCCTGGCGGCCACGTGCTGCGAGTGCCTCCCCAGCGAGGACCGTGCAATCCACTGTCCTGGACGCTGCCCCCACTGCATCCGGCCGCGCTCGCCCATCAAGCGGTCAAGGATCGGCTAGCTG CTTTCCCCATTGCCCGTCGGATTGGCCACCCGTACCAGAACAGGACACCGCCCAAGCGGAAAAAGCCACGCACCTCCTTCACCCGCATCCAGGTGGCGGAGCTAGAAAAGCGATTCCACAAACAGAAGTACCTGGCATCGGCGGAACGGGCTGCCCTTGCGCGAGGGCTCAAAATGACCGATGCGCAAGTGAAAACCTGGTTCCAAAACCGCCGCACAAAATGGAG GAGACAAACCGCAGAGGAACGAGAAGCGGAACGGCAAGCCGCCAACCGATTGATGCTGTCGCTGCAGGCAGAAGCACTCAGCAAAGGCTTCGGCCAACCGCCACCATCGGCGGCAGCACCTTCCGCCACCACGCCCGGTGCACCGCTGGCCGCCCTCCACGGACTGCAGCCATGGGCCGAGGCGCATACGGCCGGGTGTTGA
- the LOC4576842 gene encoding pro-corazonin has product MLHTRTIALLLVGLVVLVNAQTFQYSRGWTNGKRSPSSSSSSSPSSSAAMEPLTANQLLASALSPGGLNSLKPSEKALLRRFLRNPCDLRVASLLAAAHPTKELFPLAGNSFDSAESAGAAFVLPPFLMDPDESNGGIGGSNLANGRSMEDELRFKRGTATGFSDHRQKIA; this is encoded by the exons ATGTTACATACACGCACGATtgctctgctgctggtggGGCTAGTGGTGCTAGTGAATGCCCAAACGTTTCAGTACTCCCGTGGATGGACAAATGGGAAGCGTTCGCCGTCGTCTTCATCATCGTCTTCACCATCATCCTCGGCTGCAATGGAACCTTTAACTGCGAATCAGCTGCTGGCCTCTGCTCTGTCCCCTGGGGGATTAAACTCTTTAAAACCTAGtgaaaa AGCGCTCCTACGACGCTTTTTGCGGAACCCGTGCGATCTTCGTGTGGCCAGCTTATTAGCCGCTGCCCACCCAACCAAAGAGCTGTTTCCACTGGCCGGCAACAGCTTTGACAGTGCGGAATCAGCCGGAGCCGCATTCGTGCTGCCACCTTTCCTAATGGATCCCGACGAGAGCAACGGTGGCATCGGTGGCAGCAATTTGGCCAACGGTCGTTCGATGGAGGATGAGCTGCGCTTCAAGCGCGGTACGGCCACCGGTTTCAGTGATCATCGTCAGAAAATTGCTTAA